From Triticum aestivum cultivar Chinese Spring chromosome 4A, IWGSC CS RefSeq v2.1, whole genome shotgun sequence, a single genomic window includes:
- the LOC123087100 gene encoding phosphoglucomutase, cytoplasmic — protein sequence MIPLCASSSPSTPAIIAPRPRRLRHRTTTPSLPHSRSPHRHLLLASPSSPAPTPRPLARAQRLAAAATAAEMVFSVTKKETKPYEGQKPGTSGLRKKVTVFQQPHYLANFVQATFNALPADQVKGATIVVSGDGRYFSKDAVQIIAKMAAANGVRRVWVGQDSLLSTPAVSAIIRERISADGAKATGAFILTASHNPGGPTEDFGIKYNMGNGGPAPESVTDKIFSNTKTITEYLIAEDLPNVDISVTGVTSFTGPEGPFDVDVFDSATDYIKLMKTIFDFESIKKLLASPKFSFCFDGLHGVAGAYAKRMFVDELGASESSLLNCVPKEDFGGGHPDPNLTYAKELVERMGLGKTSNADPPEFGAAADGDADRNMVLGKRFFVTPSDSVAIIAANAVQSIPYFASGLKGVARSMPTSAALDVVAKNLNLKFFEVPTGWKFFGNLMDAGMCSVCGEESFGTGSDHIREKDGIWAVLAWLSILAYKNKDNLGGDKLVTVEDIVLQHWATYGRHYYTRYDYENVDAEAAKELMANLVKMQSSLSDVNKSIKEIQPTVADVVSADEFEYKDPVDGSVSKHQGIRYLFGDGSRLVFRLSGTGSVGATIRIYIEQYEKDSSKTGRESSDALSPLVDVALKLSKIQEYTGRSAPTVIT from the exons ATGATTCCGCTGTGCGCATCCTCCTCCCCGTCCACACCCGCTATAATAGCGCCACGCCCTCGTCGCCTTCGTCACCGCACCACCACTCCCTCCCTACCTCACTCCCGATCCCcccaccgccacctcctcctcgcctcgccctcctcgcccgCTCCGACCCCACGCCCCCTCGCGCGCGCGCAGCGGCTCGCCGCCGCGGCCACGGCAGCGGAGATGGTGTTCTCCGTGACGAAGAAGGAGACCAAGCCCTACGAGGGCCAGAAGCCCGGCACCTCCGGCCTCCGCAAGAAG GTTACAGTATTCCAGCAGCCTCATTACCTCGCGAATTTCGTTCAAGCAACATTTAATGCCCTTCCAGCTGACCAAGTAAAAG GTGCCACCATTGTTGTCTCCGGCGATGGGCGCTATTTCTCAAAGGATGCTGTTCAG ATCATTGCAAAAATGGCTGCTGCTAATGGAGTAAGACGTGTCTGGGTTGGACAAGACAGTCTCTTGTCAACTCCAGCTGTATCTGCTATCATCCGTGAAAGAATTTCTGCAGAT GGCGCAAAGGCTACTGGTGCCTTCATTTTAACAGCCAGCCACAACCCAGGTGGTCCAACTGAG GACTTTGGAATCAAATACAACATGGGGAATGGTGGACCCGCCCCTGAGTCTGTTACCGATAAGATCTTCTCTAATACAAAGACAATTACTGAATACCTCATTGCGGAGGACCTTCCAAAT GTTGATATTTCTGTGACAGGTGTCACTTCCTTCACTGGACCTGAAGGACCTTTTGATGTCGATGTCTTTGACTCTGCTACAGATTACATCAAGCTAATGAA GACAATCTTTGACTTTGAGTCTATTAAAAAGCTTCTGGCATCTCCAAAGTTCTCGTTCTG TTTTGATGGCCTTCACGGTGTTGCTGGAGCTTATGCAAAGCGCATGTTTGTGGATGAGCTCGGCGCCAGTGAAAGCTCACTGTTGAACTGTGTTCCAAAG GAAGACTTTGGAGGTGGTCATCCTGACCCTAACCTCACCTATGCAAAAGAACTGGTTGAGCGGATGGGTCTTGGGAAAACCTCAAACGCTGACCCCCCTGAATTTGGTGCGGCAGCTGATGGAGATGCTGACCGTAACATGGTTCTGGGTAAACG ATTCTTTGTGACACCATCAGATTCGGTTGCCATTATCGCAGCCAATGCTGTCCAATCAATTCCTTACTTCGCTTCTGGCCTGAAGGGAGTTGCCAG GAGCATGCCAACATCAGCTGCACTTGATGTAGTTGCAAAGAATCTAAATCTCAAGTTCTTTGAG GTGCCTACTGGGTGGAAATTTTTTGGAAACCTGATGGATGCTGGAATGTGCTCAGTTTGTGGTGAAGAAAGCTTTGGCACGG GTTCTGACCACATCCGTGAAAAGGATGGTATTTGGGCTGTTCTAGCTTGGCTATCTATTCTAGCTTACAAGAACAAGGACAACCTTGGAGGAGATAAGCTTGTTACGGTTGAAGACATTGTTCTTCAGCACTGGGCTACTTATGGTCGCCATTATTATACACGATATGACTATGAG AATGTTGATGCAGAAGCTGCCAAGGAACTTATGGCTAACCTAGTAAAGATGCAGTCGTCCCTGTCTGACGTTAACAA GTCGATCAAGGAGATCCAGCCTACTGTTGCAGATGTGGTTTCGGCTGATGAGTTTGAGTACAAGGACCCTGTTGATGGTTCTGTCTCCAAGCATCAGGGTATCCGGTATCTCTTTGGAGATGGTTCCCGACTG GTGTTCCGCCTTTCTGGAACTGGTTCAGTTGGTGCTACTATCCGTATTTACATTGAGCAGTATGAGAAGGATTCTTCCAAAACCGGGAGGGAGTCGAGCGATGCTCTTTCTCCACTG GTTGACGTGGCCCTGAAGCTTTCGAAGATCCAGGAGTACACCGGCCGATCTGCCCCCACGGTGATCACATAA
- the LOC123087101 gene encoding glutamine synthetase cytosolic isozyme 1-3 — protein MSPLAELLSLDLSGCTGKIIAEYIWVGGTGMDVRSKARTLPGPVDDPSKLPKWNFDGSSTGQATGDDSEVILCPQAIFRDPFRKGNNILVICDCYAPNGEPIPSNKRYNAARIFGHPDVKDEEPWYGIEQEYTLLQKDTNWPIGWPLGGYPGPQGPYYCAVGAEKSYGRDIVDAHYKACLYAGINIGGINAEVMPGQWEFQVGPSVGISAGDELWAARYILERITEIAGVVVSFDPKPIPGEWNGAGAHTNYSTKSMRSEGGYEVIKKAIQKLEARHMDHIAAYGEGNERRLTGRHETADINTFVWGVANRGASVRVGRDTDKEGKGYFEDRRPGSNMDPYVVTSMIADTTILWNAGLSNGR, from the exons ATGTCTCCGCTCGCTGAGCTTCTCAGCCTCGACCTGTCCGGCTGCACCGGCAAGATCATCGCCGAGTACATATG GGTCGGCGGCACCGGGATGGACGTCAGGAGCAAAGCCAGG ACGCTGCCCGGACCCGTCGATGACCCCAGCAAGCTTCCAAAATGGAATTTTGACGGCTCCAGCACCGGCCAAGCCACGGGTGACGACAGCGAGGTCATCCTCTG CCCTCAGGCCATCTTCAGGGACCCGTTCAGGAAGGGGAACAACATCCTG GTCATCTGTGACTGCTATGCGCCTAACGGAGAGCCGATTCCGAGCAACAAGCGGTACAACGCAGCGAGGATATTCGGCCACCCTGATGTCAAGGATGAAGAACCATG GTATGGGATTGAGCAGGAGTACACCCTTCTTCAGAAGGACACCAACTGGCCCATTGGCTGGCCACTAGGGGGTTACCCTGGCCCTCAG GGACCTTACTACTGCGCCGTGGGTGCAGAGAAATCTTACGGGCGCGACATCGTCGACGCGCACTACAAGGCCTGCCTCTACGCCGGCATCAACATCGGCGGCATCAATGCAGAAGTCATGCCAGGACAG TGGGAGTTCCAAGTTGGCCCTTCCGTCGGCATCTCTGCCGGCGACGAGCTCTGGGCGGCTCGCTACATCCTGGAG AGGATCACTGAGATTGCTGGCGTCGTCGTCTCCTTCGACCCCAAACCGATCCCG GGAGAGTGGAATGGTGCTGGTGCCCACACAAACTACAG CACCAAGTCGATGAGGAGCGAGGGCGGGTACGAGGTGATCAAGAAGGCGATCCAGAAGCTGGAGGCGCGGCACATGGACCACATCGCCGCCTACGGCGAGGGCAACGAACGCCGGCTCACCGGCCGCCACGAGACCGCCGACATCAACACCTTCGTCTGG GGCGTGGCGAACCGCGGCGCGTCGGTGCGGGTGGGCCGCGACACCGACAAGGAAGGCAAGGGGTACTTCGAGGACCGGAGGCCGGGGTCCAACATGGATCCCTACGTCGTCACCTCCATGATCGCCGACACCACCATCCTCTGGAACGCCGGCCTCTCCAATGGCAGGTAG